In a genomic window of Theropithecus gelada isolate Dixy chromosome 15, Tgel_1.0, whole genome shotgun sequence:
- the LCN10 gene encoding epididymal-specific lipocalin-10 isoform X2 — MRQGLLVLVLVLTAGSQVQDWYPRESHTLNWNKFSGFWYILATATDAQGFLPARDKRKLGASMIKVNKVGQLRLLLAFSRGQGSGWAQPRHPGTSGHLWASLSVKGVKAFHVLSTDYSYGLVYLRLGRAAQNYKNLLLFHRQNVSSFQSLKEFMDACDILGLSKAAVILPKDASCAHTILP, encoded by the exons atgaggcaggggctgctggtgctggtgctggtgctgaCTGCAGGGTCCCAGGTGCAGGACTGGTACCCCAGGGAGTCCCACACCCTCAACTGGAACAAG TTTTCAGGGTTCTGGTACATTCTGGCCACAGCCACTGACGCCCAGGGATTCTTGCCGGCCAGGGACAAGAGGAAGCTGGGGGCGTCCATGATAAAGGTGAACAAAGTAGGCCAGCTCCGGCTGCTCCTTGCCTTCAGCCG GGGTCAGGGCTCTGGGTGGGCACAGCCACGCCATCCAGGAACCAGCGGGCATCTCTGGGCATCTCTTTCAGTGAAAGGGGTGAAGGCCTTCCACGTGCTGTCCACTGACTACAGCTACGGCCTGGTCTACCTCCGCCTGGGGCGCGCAGCCCAAAACTACAAGAACCTGCTGCTTTTCC ATAGACAGAACGTTTCGAGCTTCCAGAGTCTGAAGGAGTTCATGGATGCGTGTGACATTCTGGGGCTCTCCAAGGCCGCCGTCATCCTCCCGAAAGACG CTTCCTGTGCACACACCATCCTGCCATGA
- the LCN10 gene encoding epididymal-specific lipocalin-10 isoform X3 — translation MRQGLLVLVLVLTAGSQVQDWYPRESHTLNWNKFSGFWYILATATDAQGFLPARDKRKLGASMIKVNKVGQLRLLLAFSRLKGCQSQEVILRKDGKKPVFRNTCAYAVGLREGWEGDRQNVSSFQSLKEFMDACDILGLSKAAVILPKDASCAHTILP, via the exons atgaggcaggggctgctggtgctggtgctggtgctgaCTGCAGGGTCCCAGGTGCAGGACTGGTACCCCAGGGAGTCCCACACCCTCAACTGGAACAAG TTTTCAGGGTTCTGGTACATTCTGGCCACAGCCACTGACGCCCAGGGATTCTTGCCGGCCAGGGACAAGAGGAAGCTGGGGGCGTCCATGATAAAGGTGAACAAAGTAGGCCAGCTCCGGCTGCTCCTTGCCTTCAGCCG GTTGAAGGGGTGCCAGTCCCAGGAGGTGATCCTGAGGAAAGACGGGAAGAAGCCGGTGTTCAGGAACACCTGTGCGTACGCGGTGGGCCTGAGGGAAGGATGGGAGGGCG ATAGACAGAACGTTTCGAGCTTCCAGAGTCTGAAGGAGTTCATGGATGCGTGTGACATTCTGGGGCTCTCCAAGGCCGCCGTCATCCTCCCGAAAGACG CTTCCTGTGCACACACCATCCTGCCATGA
- the LCN10 gene encoding epididymal-specific lipocalin-10 isoform X1 translates to MRQGLLVLVLVLTAGSQVQDWYPRESHTLNWNKFSGFWYILATATDAQGFLPARDKRKLGASMIKVNKVGQLRLLLAFSRLKGCQSQEVILRKDGKKPVFRNTCAYAVGLREGWEGVKGVKAFHVLSTDYSYGLVYLRLGRAAQNYKNLLLFHRQNVSSFQSLKEFMDACDILGLSKAAVILPKDASCAHTILP, encoded by the exons atgaggcaggggctgctggtgctggtgctggtgctgaCTGCAGGGTCCCAGGTGCAGGACTGGTACCCCAGGGAGTCCCACACCCTCAACTGGAACAAG TTTTCAGGGTTCTGGTACATTCTGGCCACAGCCACTGACGCCCAGGGATTCTTGCCGGCCAGGGACAAGAGGAAGCTGGGGGCGTCCATGATAAAGGTGAACAAAGTAGGCCAGCTCCGGCTGCTCCTTGCCTTCAGCCG GTTGAAGGGGTGCCAGTCCCAGGAGGTGATCCTGAGGAAAGACGGGAAGAAGCCGGTGTTCAGGAACACCTGTGCGTACGCGGTGGGCCTGAGGGAAGGATGGGAGGGCG TGAAAGGGGTGAAGGCCTTCCACGTGCTGTCCACTGACTACAGCTACGGCCTGGTCTACCTCCGCCTGGGGCGCGCAGCCCAAAACTACAAGAACCTGCTGCTTTTCC ATAGACAGAACGTTTCGAGCTTCCAGAGTCTGAAGGAGTTCATGGATGCGTGTGACATTCTGGGGCTCTCCAAGGCCGCCGTCATCCTCCCGAAAGACG CTTCCTGTGCACACACCATCCTGCCATGA